A single Dunckerocampus dactyliophorus isolate RoL2022-P2 chromosome 2, RoL_Ddac_1.1, whole genome shotgun sequence DNA region contains:
- the LOC129177571 gene encoding ras-related protein Rab-6B-like, which produces MRICLAQLTGRRRAASPSFEEEKKKRRKKKKNIHLSLLPSLPRKGRRRDIFSAKIIRFPPHPAVMSAGGDLGNPLRKFKLVFLGEQSVGKTSLITRFMYDSFDNTYQATIGIDFLSKTMYLEDRTVRLQLWDTAGQERFRSLIPSYIRDSTVAVVVYDITNINSFQQTCKWIDDVRTERGSDVIIMLVGNKTDLEEKRQITIEEGEQRAKELNVMFIETSAKTGCNVKQLFRRVAAALPGMESLDDANPEGMIDIKLDKPAEPSVPEGGCSC; this is translated from the exons ATGCGTATTTGCCTCGCCCAACTGACAGGACGACGCCGAGCTGCATCCCCATCATTcgaagaggagaagaagaagaggaggaagaagaagaagaacatccaCCTCTCGCTCCTCCCATCACTGCCACGGAAAGGGAGACGTCGAGACATATTTTCGGCTAAAATAATCCGCTTTCCCCCCCACCCTGCCGTCATGTCAGCTGGAGGAGATTTGGGGAACCCCCTGCGGAAATTCAAACTCGTCTTTTTGGGAGAGCAGAGCG TGGGAAAAACGTCTCTCATCACCAGATTCATGTATGACAGTTTTGACAACACTTACCAG GCCACTATTGGTATCGACTTCTTATCAAAGACCATGTACCTGGAGGACCGAACG GTAAGGCTGCAGCTGTGGGATACAGCGGGGCAGGAGCGCTTCAGGAGCCTCATCCCCAGCTACATACGAGACTCCACGGTGGCCGTGGTGGTCTATGACATCACAA ACATCAACTCATTCCAGCAGACTTGTAAATGGATCGATGATGTGAGGACGGAgagaggaagtgacgtcatcatcaTGCTGGTGGGCAACAAGACGGACCTGGAGGAGAAGAG GCAAATCACCATTGAGGAGGGCGAGCAGCGAGCCAAAGAGCTCAACGTCATGTTCATCGAGACCAGCGCCAAGACAGGCTGCAATGTCAAACAG CTGTTTCGTCGTgttgcagcagctcttcccgGGATGGAGAGCCTGGACGATGCCAATCCTGAAGGCA TGATCGACATCAAGCTGGACAAACCAGCAGAGCCGAGCGTCCCCGAGGGCGGGTGCTCATGTTAA
- the aire gene encoding autoimmune regulator encodes MSRVETLKDTKLGLLLKGLRTDIAMAVDDAFPLVHGLADKNIISEQLLKDTLEKEGTEGIHKAMYSLLSWVLEQSLSTIQAFWRNLNKAYNLDSYPKLRPLLASPSSSASFQGNKSHSKKRSHKDRDDQHSLYRSSANDGQGGKMKLYRVKSEAPPQQATSVSVQKGTPSSSSAAISTGELSKHGSSREKIKIKHQVFGSDGSSRKCIKVGGELYKCQELKSKAAMTTLHQQRETESHRNDDECAVCKDGGELICCDGCPQAFHLTCLDPPLSAIPMSSAHFKQTKLHIHGSWQCNSCSGRSGKKQKTQQALQPQQTSTNNSTIDISCFPLLSSSASIKECPGGELASMRDACGVCHLGGELTRCLQCSKRYHLRCHFSIGRAICLSCSRTWVSSAEKAVEPSCLQIQNTRGHDQTSSMHQEELDSILGDASLDGILQWAFHNIPQSHADTRGCYQ; translated from the exons ATGTCCAGAGTGGAGACCCTCAAGGACACAAAGCTGGGCTTGCTCTTAAAGGGCCTTCGTACTGACATCGCCATGGCCGTGGATGACGCCTTCCCTCTGGTTCATGGCCTGGCTGataaaaacatcatcagtgagCAACTGCTGAAG GACACGCTGGAGAAGGAGGGTACAGAAGGGATCCACAAGGCCATGTACTCGCTGCTTTCCTGGGTGCTGGAGCAAAGTCTTTCCACCATCCAGGCCTTCTGGAGGAACTTGAACAAGGCCTACAACCTGGACAGCTACCCTAAGCTGCGACCTCTGCTCGCTAGTCCTA GCAGTAGTGCAAGTTTTCAAGGCAACAAGAGTCACAGCAAGAAGAGGAGCCACAAGGACAGAGATGATCAACACTCACTGTATCGCTCTTCTGCAAATGATGGACAAG GGGGGAAAATGAAGCTGTACCGAGTGAAGAGTGAAGCTCCTCCCCAGCAGGCAACATCTG TGTCGGTCCAAAAGGGAACCccctcctcttcatctgctGCCATCTCCACCGGTGAACTGTCAAAGCACGGCTCCTCCAGAGAGAAGATCAAAATCAAGCATCAAGTGTTTGGCTCTGATG GTTCTTCAAGGAAGTGCATTAAAGTTGGAGGAGAGCTCTACAAATGTCAAGAGCTGAAATCCAAAGCTGCCATGACAACATTACACCAACAGAGGGAGACAGAA AGTCACCGCAATGATGACGAGTGTGCCGTGTGCAAAGATGGAGGTGAGCTGATATGTTGTGATGGATGTCCTCAAGCTTTTCATCTCACCTGCCTGGACCCTCCACTCTCAGCCATACCCATGTCAAGTGCACactttaaacaaacaaaactacacataca TGGCTCTTGGCAGTGCAACAGCTGCAGTGGCAGATCAGGGAAAAAGCAGAAAACACAGCAAGCTTTGCAG CCTCAGCAAACCAGCACTAACAACTCCACCATAGACATCTCATGCTTCCCCCTGTTGTCCTCCTCAGCCTCCATAAAAGAG TGCCCAGGTGGAGAGTTGGCGAGCATGAGGGATGCGTGCGGTGTTTGTCACCTGGGAGGAGAACTGACCCGCTGCCTTCAGTGTTCCAAGCGTTACCATCTACGCTGCCACTTCTCCAT TGGGAGAGCCATCTGTTTGTCCTGCTCTAGGACGTGGGTCAGCTCTGCAGAAAAGGCGGTGGAGCCCTCATGTTTACAG ATTCAGAACACACGCGGCCATGACCAGACCTCATCCATGCATCAAGAAGAACTGGACTCCATCCTGGGAGAT gCCTCCTTGGATGGCATCCTACAGTGGGCTTTCCACAACATCCCTCAATCTCATGCAGACACCCGAGGATGCTACCAGTAA